A stretch of Gossypium hirsutum isolate 1008001.06 chromosome A06, Gossypium_hirsutum_v2.1, whole genome shotgun sequence DNA encodes these proteins:
- the LOC107941537 gene encoding uncharacterized acetyltransferase At3g50280 — protein sequence MDPSSVRIISECYVTPQHVSHQSKQPYYLTTWDLVMLSTNYIQKGLLYAKPEDNCEEDLINNVLDRLKQSLSIALVHFYPLAGRLATKIEENPKSHFVFVDCNNSPGAKFIHAAVDLSVSDIVSPTYVPLVVQSFFDHDRAVNFDGHTRPLLSIQVTELVDGVFIGCSMNHALGDGTSFWHFFNTLSEIFQAQGDTNLKISRPPVLEKWFPEGHGPLLNLPFTNQDEFISRFEAPELLERIFHFSAKSIAKLKERANTESNTTKISSFQSLSAFVWQSITKARRFPNETVTSCRLAINNRSRLEPALSPDYFGNSLHAVSAVTTAGELLNHGLGWAAWKLHQAVVNHTDKEVRDLVNRWLDSPFIYQFTQLLDPQIVMMGSSPRFNKYGNEFGLGKALTLRSGYAHKFDGKVSSYPGREGGGSVDLEICLLPSLMKALELDEEFMSVVSCGGIDI from the coding sequence ATGGATCCATCATCAGTTCGAATCATCTCAGAATGTTACGTTACACCACAACATGTTTCTCATCAATCAAAACAGCCTTACTATTTGACAACTTGGGATCTTGTTATGCTGTCGACGAACTACATCCAAAAGGGTCTTCTCTATGCCAAACCAGAGGATAACTGTGAAGAAGACTTGATCAACAATGTCTTGGATCGGCTCAAGCAGTCCCTTTCCATAGCCCTCGTTCATTTCTATCCCTTAGCAGGTCGGCTCGCAACGAAAATAGAAGAAAACCCAAAGTCTCATTTCGTCTTTGTGGACTGCAATAACAGCCCAGGAGCCAAATTTATACATGCAGCTGTTGATTTATCTGTGTCCGACATTGTTTCCCCTACTTATGTTCCGTTGGTTGTTCAATCGTTTTTCGACCATGATCGAGCAGTCAACTTTGATGGTCACACCAGGCCATTGTTATCAATTCAAGTCACCGAGCTGGTAGATGGGGTGTTCATAGGTTGTTCGATGAACCATGCTCTTGGCGATGGAACCAGTTTCTGGCATTTCTTCAACACATTGTCTGAGATATTTCAAGCACAAGGAGATACTAACTTGAAAATCTCACGTCCTCCAGTGTTAGAGAAATGGTTTCCAGAGGGTCATGGTCCATTACTTAACCTTCCTTTCACTAACCAAGATGAGTTCATTTCCAGATTTGAAGCACCCGAGCTTTTAGAGAGAATATTCCATTTCTCAGCAAAATCCATTGCAAAGCTCAAAGAAAGGGCTAACACAGAATCCAACACCACCAAAATCTCCTCCTTTCAATCTTTATCTGCATTTGTATGGCAGTCAATAACAAAGGCACGTCGTTTCCCAAACGAAACAGTCACTAGTTGTAGGTTAGCTATAAACAATAGGTCAAGGCTAGAACCAGCTTTATCCCCAGATTATTTTGGTAACTCACTTCATGCTGTTAGTGCAGTGACCACAGCTGGTGAACTACTTAACCATGGTCTCGGTTGGGCTGCTTGGAAACTACACCAAGCTGTGGTTAACCATACAGATAAAGAAGTGCGTGATTTGGTCAATCGTTGGCTTGATTCACCTTTCATTTACCAGTTTACTCAGCTTCTTGACCCACAAATTGTGATGATGGGAAGCTCACCAAGGTTCAACAAGTATGGAAATGAGTTCGGGTTAGGGAAAGCATTGACGCTTCGAAGTGGATATGCTCATAAGTTTGATGGGAAAGTTTCGTCGTATCCAGGACGTGAAGGTGGAGGAAGTGTTGACTTGGAAATTTGCCTTCTACCATCGTTAATGAAAGCTCTTGAATTAGATGAAGAGTTCATGAGTGTTGTTTCTTGTGGTGGAATTGATATCTGA